The proteins below are encoded in one region of Vespula pensylvanica isolate Volc-1 chromosome 4, ASM1446617v1, whole genome shotgun sequence:
- the LOC122628256 gene encoding zinc finger protein Noc-like — translation MVVLEEGGMLSTGHNQYLQPDYLSPLPTTLDAKKSPLALLAQTCSQIGADSPTKPLVSPLEKSSSKSNSVGSSSAKSPPAAKLERSTRGSPSDNKTLAFKPYETNVVTRKNTTGQDEGRPTSKASVHSVGGQENASESLSISGSNNNNNNNNNNNNNNTGGNLNEKKSTSSSSSGSRTPVGRKSASPSSQATAGSSSSILSASDRKTPGDREKTDASPRNNGTSPIIRSGMEILSGGHAKDAAGLAAYKASIPGFATGNPLCCPPGLAENPAFRPPFAGASPFSHHHAAAAAALLGYPTTAPTPGNPYLSYARVKTPAGGEALVPVCKDPYCTGCQYSVHGAQLMMGAGASAGGAAGTAGSGGGGGGGAASAASVAGGAASVCPSGCTQCDHQKYGLAMALSSLGPMPPPSLAYPSTLTGGRPYVCNWIAGDSYCGKRFATSDELLQHLRSHTNLAAAAAAAAAAAAGAPEPTSLLANPHPHPLLSPSAAALHRASGASYPAPSLSPLGARYHPYGKPPTAPLPASLAASPYSAFNALGPYYSPYAIYGQRIGAAVHP, via the exons ATGGTTGTGCTCGAGGAAGGCGGTATGCTGTCTACCGGACACAATCAGTACTTACAGCCGGATTATCTTTCTCCGCTTCCAACCACG TTGGACGCGAAGAAGAGTCCCTTGGCACTTTTGGCACAGACATGCAGTCAAATCGGTGCGGACTCGCCGACAAAGCCACTGGTCTCGCCATTGGAGAAGAGTTCCTCGAAAAGTAACAGCGTCGGTAGTTCGAGTGCTAAATCTCCGCCAGCGGCGAAGTTAGAACGGAGCACGCGAGGCAGTCCGTCGGACAATAAAACACTTGCGTTCAAACCGTACGAGACTAACGTGGTGACGAGAAAGAATACGACGGGACAAGACGAAGGCAGACCGACGTCGAAGGCAAGCGTGCACAGTGTCGGTGGTCAGGAAAATGCGTCGGAAAGTCTGAGCATTAGCGGtagcaataacaataataataacaacaacaacaacaacaataataatacaggTGGAAATCTCAATGAGAAGAAGTCaacgtcgtcttcgtcgtcgggTAGTCGAACACCCGTCGGCCGGAAGTCAGCCTCGCCGTCGAGTCAAGCGACGGCAGGTTCGTCGAGTAGTATTCTCTCAGCTTCCGATCGTAAGACTCCTGGCGATCGTGAGAAAACCGACGCATCTCCACGAAATAACGGAACGAGTCCTATAATTAGATCGGGCATGGAAATTCTCAGCGGTGGCCATGCAAAGGATGCGGCCGGATTGGCCGCTTATAAGGCATCGATACCTGGTTTTGCTACTGGAAATCCTCTTTGTTGTCCACCTGGACTCGCGGAGAATCCTGCGTTCAGGCCACCGTTCGCCGGTGCTTCGCCATTTTCTCATCATCATGCTGCCGCCGCGGCCGCACTTTTGGGTTATCCAACAACGGCACCTACACCAGGCAACCCATACCTCAGTTACGCTCGAGTAAAGACACCAGCCGGCGGTGAAGCTCTCGTCCCAGTCTGCAAGGATCCCTATTGCACCGGCTGCCAATATAGTGTTCATGGGGCGCAATTAATGATGGGCGCTGGTGCGAGTGCCGGCGGTGCTGCTGGCACCGCCGGTagtggtggaggaggtggtggtggtgccgCGAGTGCCGCGAGTGTCGCCGGCGGAGCCGCATCCGTCTGTCCAAGTGGATGTACCCAGTGCGATCATCAGAAATACGGCCTCGCAATGGCATTGTCTTCGTTAGGTCCAATGCCTCCGCCCTCGCTCGCATACCCTTCCACGCTTACCGGTGGTAGGCCGTACGTGTGCAACTGGATCGCCGGTGACTCCTACTGTGGCAAACGATTTGCAACGTCCGACGAGCTCCTTCAACATCTCCGCAGTCACACGAATCTCGCAGCGGCTGCCGCGGCAGCAGCAGCCGCCGCAGCTGGTGCACCGGAACCTACCAGTCTCCTAGCCAATCCTCATCCCCATCCGCTTCTCTCGCCTTCAGCGGCAGCCCTTCACCGTGCCAGCGGTGCCTCCTATCCCGCGCCATCTCTCAGTCCTCTCGGTGCGAGATATCACCCTTACGGTAAACCACCCACTGCACCTCTACCTGCCTCCCTAGCAGCCTCACCCTATAGCGCCTTCAATGCGCTAGGTCCTTACTACTCGCCTTACGCGATTTACGGACAACGGATCGGTGCTGCTGTTCATCCCTAA